Proteins co-encoded in one Phalacrocorax carbo chromosome 5, bPhaCar2.1, whole genome shotgun sequence genomic window:
- the C5H2orf69 gene encoding mitochondrial protein C2orf69 homolog: MSRRCLLAATSLLRGLVAPAALCLGKSMSLCGAPAACAAGPASGGGAGFSSARLSPPWLRLPEVPGAEPQRANELLLLLPPAPRGPAPPQHHVVYFPGDVQNYHDIMSCHPENFQWEHWSFENVATILARRFPNSFIWVVKCSRMHLHKFSCYDNFVASNMFGAPEHSTDFGAFRHLHALLVNAFKLSQNILLSQKIVHGVGKDAKIAACKIQPQSVPATNGCSSTEGERDCECSNNSAMNVIIPSAVGAVSFTLIGFSKGCVVLNQLLYELKEAKKDKNTDAFLKNIKAIYWLDGGHSGGSNTWVTYPEVLKELAQTGIEVHAHVTPYQVFDTMRSWIGREHEKFVQILEDFGVDINDQLHFADDVPSLDNHFRVHEVF; the protein is encoded by the exons ATGAGCAGGCGCTGCCTGCTGGCCGCCACCTCGCTGCTGCGGGGGCTCGTCGCCCCCGCCGCCCTCTGCCTGGGCAAGAGCATGAGCCTCTGCGGGGCGCCGGCCGCCTGCGCCGCGGGGCCTGCGAGCGGCGGCGGTGCGGGCTTCTCCTCAGCGCGGCTGAGCCCGCCCTGGCTGCGGCTGCCTGAGGTGCCGGGCGCGGAGCCGCAGCGGGCCAacgagctgctgctgctgctgccgccggccccgcgcggcccggccccgccgcagcaTCACGTCGTCTACTTCCCCGGGGACGTGCAG aactATCATGACATCATGTCTTGCCACCCAGAAAACTTTCAGTGGGAGCACTGGAGTTTTGAAAACGTTGCTACCATACTTGCTCGCCGGTTCCCTAATAGCTTTATTTGGGTTGTAAAGTGTTCTCGAATGCACCTGCACAAATTCAGCTGTTATGACAACTTTGTGGCGAGCAACATGTTTGGAGCACCAGAGCACAGCACTGACTTTGGAGCTTTCAGGCATCTCCATGCGTTGCTAGTTAATGCATTCAAACTCTCTCAGAATATTCTGCTGTCCCAGAAAATTGTGCATGGTGTCGGCAAAGATGCAAAAATAGCTGCTTGTAAAATACAGCCACAGTCTGTTCCTGCAACAAATGGCTGCTCATCcacagaaggagagagagactgTGAATGCTCTAATAATTCTGCTATGAACGTCATTATACCGTCTGCTGTAGGTGCAGTGTCGTTCACTTTGATTGGCTTCAGTAAAGGTTGTGTGGTTTTGAACCAGCTGCTTTATGAGCTGAAGGAAGCTAAAAAAGACAAGAATACAGATGCCTtcttaaaaaacataaaagcaatTTACTGGTTGgatggtggtcactcaggagGAAGCAATACTTGGGTTACTTACCCTGAAGTGCTGAAAGAACTTGCACAGACAGGAATTGAAGTTCATGCTCATGTTACGCCATACCAAGTCTTTGACACAATGAGGTCATGGATTGGGAGAGAGCATGAGAAATTTGTCCAGATACTTGAAGATTTTGGTGTGGATATAAATGATCAACTACATTTTGCTGATGACGTTCCCTCCTTAGATAACCATTTCAGAGTTCATGAAGTATTCTGA